The DNA sequence aaaatcaattttttttgctagaaaattacttagaacccccaaacattatattttttttcagacaccctagagaataaaatggcgtttgttgcaatactttgtcacaccgtatttgcgcagcggtcttacaagtgcaatttttttttgataaaatacacttttttgaaataagagaacagtaaacttagcccattttttttttatattgtgaaagataaggttacgccaagtaaattgatacccaacatgtcacgcttcaaaattgcgactgctcgtgcaatggcgacaaactttgacccttaaacatctccataggtgatgcctaaaaatttctacaggttaccagttttgagttacagaagtaTTGCTgtcgctctaacaatcgcagcgattcttcacatttgtggtttgaacaccgttttcatatgtgggtgcgacttacgaatgtgttcgcttctgcgcgcgagctggATGGCATGGGGCActttttatcagaaagaggaccgcccACCATTTAAGaatatacaggggttatggcagctatctactgcaataaccccggtattctacgtcaaagtaccgacgtacaacaacggcgggcggtccgcaagttaagaacattttattgatggcattggtCAGTGTATTCCAGCGGGCAACAAATATCAAAGAactaaggttaaacctgggtggctaaatttGCATGTAAAAAGgcacattaaagaaaaaaactgtcctttaaaaaaatataaggcCGACGGGACATTGTCAGCATTCCAGCACTATATAGgttgcaataagaaatgtaagagcacAATCAGGGCAGCAAAAATAGATGACGAGGAGGAGAGTAAAAAGAATGccaatttttatttaaatatataaatagtaaaaagatcaagtcagagcatattggccccataaaggatggtCTGGGGAAGTTGGTTACAAGTGATAGGGAGAAGGCAACTGTATAAAATTTTTCTCCTCATTATTTACTAGATGGGGTATAATATGCAAGAAGGTAGTGTTAGAAACACAGCAAGGAGTGtatccttgtggctaacagaagccagtgttctCAAAAGATTAGAAAAACTTAAAGtaaacaaatcaccaggaccagatggtttacaCCTCAGAGTCCTCAAAAAAACAAAGCCAGGTCATTGCTAGACTGTTATTCCTAAGCTTACTGACCGGAATGCTACCAGCAGACTGGCGAAAAGCTAACATGttatcaatattaaaaaaaaaaaggctgagatTCATACCTGGAAACTGCAGGCCAgtcagcttaacatcaatagtttgcaaacTATTGGAAGAGCTGATAAGGGACCATATCaaagaatttgctgataagaatggtatcattagtagtaaccaacatggatttatgaaagaccacTCTTGCTAGACCAAGTTTTTAACATTCTAGGAGGTAATGTGAaatttggatagaggaaggcctgtggatgtagtATATCTAGATTTTGCTAAGGAATTTGATACAGTACCCCACAGCTTAAATGACAAATTTAAGTCTTTTAGCATTGATGATATCTTATGTACCTGGATAGGAAACTGGTTGCAGGAGtgtgtccagagggtggtgattaatGACATACTTTCTAAATGGCCTAGAGTTTGAAGCAGGGTGCCCCAGttctctgtcctgggaccaattcttttAGACTtgctcataaatgatatagaggatgagaGAAAAACCCTCAGTCTCAGGGTTTACTGTCCATACAGTGTTAAGCAGGGTAATAACGTCACAACAGgttatagaaactttacaagaaggcCCCAAGAAAATAGAGAAGTGAGCAACTATATCGCAGATAAGGTTTAAgatttgaaaaatgtaaagtaatgcacttgggagaTACAAATTTGAATGTAAGTTGCTCTCTATGGGGAGACGCTCTTCAAGAattgaggatggaaaaggatctgggggtcctggaagatgacagactcagcaatagcatacaattccaggctgctgcaagcaaagctagTAGactattggcattcattaaaaatttatttactcaagagatacagctataattctaccactttacaaaacaaaaaatgtttcagaAAGTGAGATAAATAAagcaaattagtttttttttattgtattaaaatTCTTGCTGTCTCTATTCAGGGCACAATGAGACGTAAAGGAATCCTCATAAGCGCCTCCTTGTTCTCCATCATGACTTTTCTGATGGCAAGATGGTTCATGAACACCAGAGGCATCCCCCAAAGGATTTGTCTTGCCCCAACACCAGCCAGAACGCCGCTCCCCATAATGAGGCAGTCCGTAACCCTGTTGAATGGCACTTACACTTATCATCTGAACCTAACCATGTTTGAGGCGGAGTTCCCCTACCTACAGAGTTACAGTTGCATACTCATCGAGGAGCCAAACCAAGAGGAACAAGAAACAGCCAACCAAAAACTGCTGATCCTGGCGGTTAAATCCCAACCCAGTACTGGGACAAGGAGGTCAGAACTGCGAAAGACATGGGCTAAAGAGAGAGAGATAAACGGATACAGAATTAAACCGATATTCTTGTTGGGAAAGACGGATGTGAAAAAACATATGGAAATGGTCAAATGTGAGAGCCGAGTGTACGGTGACATTCTACAATGGGACATGACCGAAGGACACCATAACTTGTCCTTGAAAGAACGCTGCTTCTTGGAGTGGCTGTATCTGAAGTCACCTCAAGTGGATCACATTTTTAAAGGTAAGAGAGGAGTGCCCAGACTAGCCACACTAAAGTCTTTACATATTATGAACAAACACCTTAAAACAAGCTCTCATTCACTTCTGTGATTATGgacattgtggagaaattcatcccCAAAATTCATAACATAGGCACTGAAATCTTAGCTTTATTGCTATTTCTTTGGAAACAGATTGTTGGCAGCCTGCCAGTCCTGTACACTACTACTCTACACAGTTGGTATTTCCATGCTGTTAGACACCAAATGAAACCAAATTTAGAATGTTTGTTACGACCTTTAAAGAACTTCACATTACAAGCAATGAGGGAGGTCAGTGACAGcttgttttaaatatattttactgCTTATTAAAGCAGACATTAACTGCACTGAGCTTTGGCACCTTAAAGTGATATtgtcttgtttttttcctttaaaaataaccaaCATtggtggtgctcctggcccctccctcctgccgagtacccctacagcaagcagctttctatggggacatccaagccgctgctctgtgtatccattctgACACATGGAGCCGCAGttaagccctgccccctctctctcctcattggctcactgactttgacagcaactgGAACCAATGGCACCtgcagctgtgtctcagccaatcaggaggaagagtcccagacagcctagactctcgtgcaacatcgcaggtaagtataaggggagtgaggggggctgctgcacacaggttttttatcttaatgcatagaatgcaataagattaaaaaccttctgcctttagaaccactttaaaatcttTAAACTTCTCCCTGCCCCTCCCTCCCACAATATAaattaacaatattattattattttttttttctctttttttttgtcttctgcTGGTCCTTGCCCCATGCTGCCATTCTCACTTTGGTGACAATGACTTGTCCTGCTCACTTAGCCTCCTTGGATTGCCCTATTACATATCCCTGAAGAGGTTGCAGGGGTAGGATACACAGCGGCCATAAGTGCCGCTGTGTGTCCTACATaacagctcccattcaaccccgcctgccggTGGTGCTCCCCCCTCTGCTCAGAGGCAGCCCCTGCTGGCCAGaaatcattttccactcgcaaactGCGAGTAGGCGAGTGAAACATTTGAGGGCTGCTCTAGAgttaaaactataattctgccactttataaaactctggtctggccatatctggagtattccgtccagtcctggtcaccagtcctcagaagggatgtgctggaactggagagagtccaaaaaaggacaactaaattaataaggggactggaggacctcaaatatGAGGAGCGAccacaagcgctaaatttattctcgctggagaaaagacgcttgagaggggacataacAGTGATTTACACAtgtctcaatggtgatcccagcataggaaaaagaTATTCAGTCGTAGGGGGTAtgagaggacacggggccacacaatgagattggaggagaagtggtttaacctttagTGGCGCAGGAGGTTTTTCACTGTCacggcggtaagaatgtggaactctcttccacaagtggtggtggcAGCGgcggagtattgatattttttaaaagactcttggatgagcATTTTAAAGAACACAATATACATTGATACAGGAAATTATTATCGACACTGactcacgtacacctacacagattgaactggatggactgttgtctttattcaacctttcccactatgtaactataataTATATGGTTAGTGATCTTCATACATAATAAGTAACTTTTTCCTCCCTACAGTTGACGATGATGAATTTGTGAACCCAGACGTGATTGTACAGTATATTACAGAGTATGGATCCCCAGATACAATTCATGGTTTCCACCAGCATAGGCCACCTGTCATGCGTGAGACCAAATACAGCATCACAGAGACTCTGTACCCTCAGGAATATTATCCAGGTTTTGTCTCCGGTGGCGGTTTTTTGTTCCCAGGAGCCTCAGTGAATGGTCTGTACATGGGCTCCCTGCTTCTGCCTGTTTTCCCATTGGACGACGTATATTTTGGATTTCTCACTGTGGCAGCTGATCTAACCTTTCGACATGACAGTCGCTTCTACGTGCAGGGATTAGAGTACGATGTGTGTAGGTACAAAGAAGCACTGGTGGTCCATGGTAATGATGAAGAGAACATGACGCGGATATGGGAGGAAGTACAGAGTGGCGAATGCCCCAAGGTCGAAGTCCCACCGAGCTGACAGACAGACGTACAGACATGGGACTGCCACAAactggggggagaaagaaaaactTTCCTCAATACAAGGACTAAAACACATCTGACTGAACGTTAGAAGCTAAATAATGGACCTATTTTTATTAGAATgttattaattatttatatatgtaaagcactgtgtaaattgatggcgctatttaagtatctaaaataaataaataaatacaatttttggaAATGCAATTTAGGAAGGTCCTTATGAGCCCCATATTGTGGCAttgttattgcactttttttttaaaggcgatAGTTGACTTAGAAAGTATGGTGTCCAATGCTGGGGCACTTTGCTGGATAAGATCTTTAAATGACGTGGGTACTAaatgtactttttaaaaaaaaaaattatatattttattatatattaacaTGTATTACTCTAtttgtgtcatttaaaaaaaaagaaacaaaataggtATGGAATACCCCATTGTTCAGTAAGGGATGCTTTGCTTGCTCATCCTTTCTGAAATGTGGTTGAATTATTTTTTGAGCTTCTTTCAATGTCCATGTGAGTGTCTATGTAGCTTCTACATGGTCTTGTGTCATCTTTCAAATCAtgtcaatgactttttttttttttttctatgtttgacAAACATTTTGATGAGCCCACTTATTACACAATAGGGTGTACACAAATGTCATATGTAGAGATGAGAACTAGCCATAAAACAAATGGGATGTCTATTTAAATAAACGTATTTGAATGCCTTATATCATGGGCATAGATGAGGAGCCCTCAGAGATCCCTTTGTGCTATGAAACTCGAGTTCCTCCTCAATTTCTATCCAGGAGGAGGACTCTTTGTGACAGAAATAGGTGCCAGGAACATTGGTGGGATTTCATAGGTATTAATACCAATAAAACAGTCCACTAATCTTCTAGAAAAGTAGCTATACAGATTTTGGGGGGCTTAGGGAtgcctcttcatcagggctttgaGTGTTTCTTGTACTGTAGAAGCTAGGCTCTGAGCCAGCTGCTATGTAGAGCCGTAGAGACATGAGATGGATGGAATGGAGAATGGAGAACATTGTGCTGGCAATTGCATTTAGCCACACTTCGACTCTCCCATAGAAACAATTAAGTGCTCTGAAAACCTCAATAGTCTGTATATGCCTAGAAGAAAATGATCGGTAACAAAtactattttactattttttttagatCCCAATACACAACCAGATGTTACTATAACCTTCAAGGCCTTAGCCCCTTACCAAATACACTAAATAACTAAATGTTCGTGGACTTTTAGTTTGCCTAATCCCTGAAACATATATGGCTTTGTTAGATACATTTCTATAGAAATTTCCTGTCCGTTGCAGGTTAGGGTGGGAACAGGATCTTGGCCCTATCTCTGGGGAGGTTTGGGggcagatccttcaccccctccctTGTGTTTCTCTTTCCTCACTGCATAGAAtaacgtttttttttcttcatagggTGTATGGAACCCCCCGAATTTCTGCGTAGGCATAATGCAGAATAATTGGCATAATGCCATAGGCTTGAGATCTGACCCAGTCTGTGCCATGTGTGGTAATCCTGGCACCCTTATTTGCCTTCTTTGGCGGTGCCCTAAACTCCAGAGATACTAGGTGGAGGATGGTCGGTACACTAAATAGGCTTTTGGATGtgaatacagtgtcttgaaaaagtattcacaccccttgaaattttccacatttttatcacattataaccaaaaacataaatgtattttattgggattttatgtgatagaccaacacaaagtggcacataattgtgaagtggaaggaaatgataaattgttttttaaattttttaacaaataaatatgtgaaaagtgtggcgtacatttgtattcagccccccgagtccatattttgtagaaccgcctttcactgctaTTACAGTcttaaagtctttttggggatgtctctaccagctttgcacagctagagagtgacatttttgaccattcaAAACCATATATTGAccatatctcaagctctgtcaaattgaatggagagtgtctgtgaacagcaattttcaagtcttgccacagattctcaattggatttaagtctggactttgactgggccattctaacacatgaatatgctttgactaaaccagaggcggctctttaattaggcaaattaggtagTTGCCTAAGGCCCCGAGC is a window from the Aquarana catesbeiana isolate 2022-GZ linkage group LG03, ASM4218655v1, whole genome shotgun sequence genome containing:
- the LOC141134894 gene encoding beta-1,3-galactosyltransferase 5-like, with protein sequence MRRKGILISASLFSIMTFLMARWFMNTRGIPQRICLAPTPARTPLPIMRQSVTLLNGTYTYHLNLTMFEAEFPYLQSYSCILIEEPNQEEQETANQKLLILAVKSQPSTGTRRSELRKTWAKEREINGYRIKPIFLLGKTDVKKHMEMVKCESRVYGDILQWDMTEGHHNLSLKERCFLEWLYLKSPQVDHIFKVDDDEFVNPDVIVQYITEYGSPDTIHGFHQHRPPVMRETKYSITETLYPQEYYPGFVSGGGFLFPGASVNGLYMGSLLLPVFPLDDVYFGFLTVAADLTFRHDSRFYVQGLEYDVCRYKEALVVHGNDEENMTRIWEEVQSGECPKVEVPPS